ATGCAGGTCGCGCTCGGCCTCGGGCTCGACCGGAGGCTCGTGCTGCATACGCCGCTGATGTGGCGCGACAAGGCGCAGACCTTCGCCCTGGCGAAGGAGCTCGGCGGCGCCCCGCTGCTCGACCTGGTGGTCGAGGAGACGCATAGCTGCTATCTCGGCGACCGCAGCAAGCGCCATCCCTGGGGCTATGGCTGCGGCCATTGCCCGGCATGCGACTTGCGAGCCAGGGGCTTTGCGGCTTATGAGGCCGCGCCGGACGACAGCGGACCCAAGCATGACGATTGATCGGCAGCGCCAGATCGAGGGCTACATCGCCCTCGCCCTCTTCACCCTGACCATCCCGCTCGCCAACTGGATGATCGGGAATGTCGGCACCGTCTGTGTGCCCGACGGCCCCTGCCTCGTGCCCGTCGCGCCCGGCATCAAGGCGCCGAGCGGCGTGCTGATGGTCGGGCTCGCGCTCGTCCTGCGCGACATCGTCCAGCGGCGCCTCGGCCCGTTCGCCGGCCTCGGCGCAATCGCGATCGGCACGCTGATCTCCGGCATGCTGGCGCCGCCGGCGATCGTGCTGGCCTCGACCACGGCGTTCCTGCTCTCGGAGCTCGCCGATTTTGCGGTCTATACGCCGCTGCAGCGCCGCCATTTCGTCGCGGCCATCGCGGCTTCGAGCGTGCTCGGGCTCGTCGTCGACAGCCTGGTCTTTCTCTGGCTCGCCTTCGGCAGCCTCGATTTCCTGACCGGACAGATCATCGGCAAGGCCTGGATGGTGCTGCTCGCCCTGCCGCTGATGCATTTGCTGCGCCGGCGCGACGAGCGGATCGGGCTCTCTCCCGCCTGAGGACGGGAAAGCCGACAATTCGACCTAAGCGGGAAACGGCGGTTTCATGCCCTTGCGGCATGATGGCTCCTCCCGTCCCGCCGAGTATCCCGATGCGCCGTCCCGGTTCCGTCGAGCGTCTGCAATCCTTGCAAAACGCCATCCTGGAATCGATCGCGCGCGGTGAGGAGCTGGCGGCGATCATGACCACGCTGTGCAAGCGGGTCGAAGCGCTCGCTCCCGGCGTCGTCTGCTCGGTCGTCACCATCGACGACGATTTCCGGCTGCGGCCGCTCGCGGCGCCGAGCCTGCCGCGATCCTATGGCGAAGCGATCAACGGCATCCCGATCGGCCCGCGCGTCGGCTCCTGCGGCACCGCGATCTACCGCAAGAGCCCGGTCGAGGTGACCGACATCGCCAATGACCCGCTCTGGGACGGCTATGGCGCGCTCGTGCTGCCGCTCGGCCTGCACGCCTGCTGGTCGAGCCCGATCGCGGCGCGGGACGGGCGGATCGTCGGCAGCTTCGCCTTCTATTATCGCGAGCCGCGCGGTGCGACACCGTTCGAGCGCCGGATCGTCGAGACCTGCGTGCATCTCTGCGCCATCGCGATCGAGCATGAGGAGGTGAACGCCCGCAATCACCGCCTCGCCTATTTCGACACGTTGACCAGCCTGCCGAACCGTGCCCGCTTCAACGAGGCGATCGCCCAGGCAACACGGCGGGCCTCATCCCGCTTCGGCCTCATCCTGATCGACATCGACCACCTCAAAGCGGTCAACGACACCATGGGACACGCTGTCGGCGACCGGCTGATCGAGGCGGTCGGCGCGCGGCTGGCCGCGGTGGCGCCGGAGGGAACGGCGTTCAGGATCGGCGGCGACGAGTTCGCTGTCCTCGTCTCCGGCTGCGACAAGGCCGGGCAGCTGCGCGGCGTCGCCGGCGCCATCCTCGCCGCGATGCATCAGCCGATCGACTGCGAGGGAACCAGCATCGTCCCCAGCGTCACCATCGGCGGGGCCATCGCCGGGGAAGACGGTGCCGATAGCGTCACCTTGCGCCAGAATGCCGATTTCGCGCTCTACCACGCCAAGGAGACCCGGCGTGGCGGCTATGTCCGCTTCAAGGGCGGCCTGCG
This genomic interval from Bosea sp. 29B contains the following:
- a CDS encoding EAL domain-containing protein produces the protein MRRPGSVERLQSLQNAILESIARGEELAAIMTTLCKRVEALAPGVVCSVVTIDDDFRLRPLAAPSLPRSYGEAINGIPIGPRVGSCGTAIYRKSPVEVTDIANDPLWDGYGALVLPLGLHACWSSPIAARDGRIVGSFAFYYREPRGATPFERRIVETCVHLCAIAIEHEEVNARNHRLAYFDTLTSLPNRARFNEAIAQATRRASSRFGLILIDIDHLKAVNDTMGHAVGDRLIEAVGARLAAVAPEGTAFRIGGDEFAVLVSGCDKAGQLRGVAGAILAAMHQPIDCEGTSIVPSVTIGGAIAGEDGADSVTLRQNADFALYHAKETRRGGYVRFKGGLRTSMTRRIQTIRSVGDALSAGRLIPYYQPIVRLDTGEIRGMEALARLRLDDGRVVAAGEFQDALLDPKLAHRISNQMLPAIAADMAHWRRESLPIPFVGLNVTSADFQKGDLVQRIVRAFERAQVPLEHLVVEITEQVIMGGRRDGVARTMEALRERGILVALDDFGTGFASLTHLLDFPVDTIKIDKSFVAGIEGGTRNGAIVEALIGVASRLGMRIVAEGIETDGQARRLAAMGCCLGQGYHYSRPMPAEAVPAFVGSFSRALSSSPARPAASAA
- a CDS encoding VUT family protein encodes the protein MTIDRQRQIEGYIALALFTLTIPLANWMIGNVGTVCVPDGPCLVPVAPGIKAPSGVLMVGLALVLRDIVQRRLGPFAGLGAIAIGTLISGMLAPPAIVLASTTAFLLSELADFAVYTPLQRRHFVAAIAASSVLGLVVDSLVFLWLAFGSLDFLTGQIIGKAWMVLLALPLMHLLRRRDERIGLSPA